Proteins encoded within one genomic window of Amycolatopsis sp. 2-15:
- a CDS encoding MBL fold metallo-hydrolase, with translation MRGLNLHFLGHATTRVELGGRVVLTDPVLTKRVGPLTRVVPLPDSSAWAEVDTVLVSHLHGDHLHLPSLRLLSRARIVVPRGAGAWLRKHGVHNVEEIAPGETIQDGALHITATEAIHSGHRWGPRLTHGPQSPALGHLLEADGTRVYSAGDTDLFEGMKQLGPVDVALLPVWGWGPNLGPGHLTPERAAVAAGLLKAAAVVPVHWGTLAVPGIHLTKQMKKLLVEPPETFAEHVVEAGLPTDVLITRPGAEVTLPAPEERA, from the coding sequence GTGAGAGGCTTGAACCTGCACTTCCTCGGCCACGCGACGACGCGAGTGGAGCTCGGTGGACGGGTGGTGCTGACGGACCCGGTGCTCACAAAGCGTGTCGGGCCGTTGACGCGAGTGGTGCCGTTGCCCGATTCGTCGGCTTGGGCTGAAGTGGACACCGTCCTCGTCTCTCACCTGCATGGGGACCACCTGCACCTCCCCTCGCTGCGGCTGCTCAGCAGGGCGCGGATCGTCGTCCCGAGGGGCGCCGGCGCGTGGCTGAGGAAGCATGGAGTCCACAACGTCGAAGAGATCGCCCCCGGAGAAACCATCCAGGACGGCGCCCTCCACATCACCGCGACGGAAGCCATCCACTCCGGCCACCGTTGGGGACCGCGGCTCACCCACGGGCCGCAGAGCCCGGCGCTCGGTCACCTCCTCGAGGCGGACGGCACCAGGGTCTACTCGGCCGGAGACACCGACCTCTTCGAAGGCATGAAGCAGCTCGGCCCCGTCGACGTCGCCCTGCTCCCCGTCTGGGGATGGGGCCCCAACCTCGGTCCCGGGCACCTCACGCCGGAGCGAGCCGCCGTGGCTGCAGGGTTGCTCAAAGCCGCAGCAGTCGTCCCCGTCCATTGGGGCACGCTGGCCGTCCCCGGGATCCACTTGACGAAGCAGATGAAGAAGCTCCTCGTAGAACCGCCGGAAACGTTCGCCGAGCACGTGGTCGAAGCCGGCCTGCCGACGGACGTCCTGATCACGCGGCCCGGTGCCGAAGTGACCTTGCCCGCCCCCGAGGAACGGGCGTGA
- a CDS encoding DedA family protein translates to MNWADPSAIGYPALFGGVLLGSVIPIVPTGALVGAAAAVATTTDHLSLPLVILLAIAGAYLGDVLTFAVPRFGSEPLLRWVEKRQQAERLAKGREQFAHRGWQLVVIGRLVPAGRIPVLLAAGTLGYPWRKLLPAGLVACVLWAVAYSLLGILSGGIFDSPLIATLLATVLVLLVTVLLTVISKLRARAAERTGGHQ, encoded by the coding sequence GTGAACTGGGCGGACCCGTCGGCCATCGGCTACCCGGCGCTGTTCGGCGGGGTCCTGCTGGGGTCGGTGATCCCGATCGTGCCGACGGGAGCGCTCGTGGGGGCGGCGGCGGCGGTCGCGACGACGACGGATCACCTCTCACTCCCCCTGGTCATCCTGCTGGCGATCGCCGGCGCCTACCTCGGGGACGTGCTGACGTTCGCCGTGCCCAGGTTCGGCAGCGAGCCGCTGCTGCGCTGGGTGGAGAAGCGCCAGCAAGCGGAAAGACTGGCCAAGGGCCGGGAGCAGTTCGCGCACCGGGGCTGGCAGCTCGTCGTCATCGGAAGGCTCGTGCCGGCCGGGCGCATCCCGGTACTGCTCGCCGCCGGGACGCTGGGGTACCCGTGGCGCAAGCTGCTGCCGGCGGGGCTCGTGGCCTGTGTGTTGTGGGCCGTTGCCTATTCTCTGCTCGGCATCCTGAGCGGCGGCATCTTCGATTCGCCGTTGATCGCCACGCTGCTGGCCACCGTGCTCGTGCTGCTGGTGACCGTGTTGTTGACGGTGATCAGCAAGCTGCGTGCGCGGGCAGCCGAACGGACTGGAGGACATCAGTGA
- a CDS encoding phage holin family protein, which translates to MTTPAPSKGRLLGGGRVVARVVLVWAAVTGALRLLDMWLDGFSMQSWWQPTVCALILGLLTSVVWPWVVRVAWPIAYFTLGVGTYLLLGAATLAILQAVPGVELNDFGAAVIITVVMSAVGALISSALAVDEDEIFFRRAARRRRKHAPGEHLAEEPPGVVFLQIDGLGYDTVRRAVRDGDMPTFAAWLSEGTHSLTRWHTDWSSQTGASVCGILHGSNHDILGFRWYEKDRDHVMACAHPSDAAEIERRHTNGGGLLAGDGASHGNLFSGDAEHVSLTMSSIPVLVPRKVRGPRHDSVGAGYRAYFANPVNVLRTFGVALIDVFRELSAAAKQRRAGVVPRIPRGGFYPLARPGTTVIARDVVVSAIIGDMLAGRPVVYADFLGYDEVAHHSGIERFDTLEVLRSIDQQFARLLRTSRIAPRRYHIVGLSDHGQTQGQAFVDRFGETMEALVGRLCGGAPVAEHGKRRQAESWQVNAALAEATTTGGLIARRLRSRVEDAECAENRPRTTSGSPGEVTRVAPGVVCVVSGHLAMVSFTEHEGRVDLETIEREYPNLLPTLVDHDGVGFMLVHSSEFGPVVLGRDGLKRLATGVVIGEDPLADYGPYADELVKRVDTFPHCADVMINSRYDPESDQSSPFERHVGSHGALGGPQQRGFILHPRSFPAPGEPVGAEAVHHVFKDWLTFLGHGVPASSASVAVSEVAS; encoded by the coding sequence GTGACGACACCCGCTCCGTCGAAGGGGCGCCTGCTGGGCGGCGGCCGGGTCGTCGCCCGCGTGGTGCTGGTGTGGGCCGCGGTGACGGGCGCGTTGCGGCTGCTCGACATGTGGCTCGACGGGTTCAGCATGCAGTCGTGGTGGCAGCCCACCGTGTGCGCGCTGATCCTCGGGCTGCTCACGTCCGTGGTGTGGCCGTGGGTGGTGCGGGTCGCGTGGCCGATCGCGTACTTCACGCTCGGCGTGGGCACGTACCTGCTGCTGGGCGCGGCGACGTTGGCGATCCTGCAGGCTGTGCCGGGCGTCGAGCTGAACGACTTCGGTGCGGCGGTGATCATCACGGTCGTGATGTCGGCTGTGGGCGCGCTGATCTCGAGCGCGCTCGCCGTGGACGAGGACGAGATCTTCTTCCGCCGGGCCGCGCGCCGCCGGCGCAAGCACGCGCCCGGTGAGCACCTCGCCGAGGAGCCACCCGGCGTCGTCTTCCTGCAGATCGACGGGCTGGGCTACGACACCGTGCGCCGCGCTGTGCGCGACGGGGACATGCCGACATTCGCCGCGTGGCTGTCCGAGGGCACGCATTCGCTCACGCGCTGGCACACCGACTGGAGCTCGCAAACCGGCGCCAGCGTGTGCGGCATCCTGCACGGCTCCAACCACGACATCCTCGGGTTCCGCTGGTACGAGAAGGACCGCGACCACGTGATGGCGTGCGCGCACCCGAGTGACGCGGCCGAGATCGAGCGCCGCCACACCAACGGGGGCGGCCTGCTCGCGGGTGACGGCGCCAGCCACGGCAACCTGTTCTCCGGCGACGCCGAGCACGTGAGCCTCACGATGAGCTCCATCCCGGTCCTGGTGCCGCGCAAGGTCCGCGGCCCGCGCCACGACTCCGTCGGCGCCGGCTACCGCGCGTACTTCGCGAACCCGGTCAACGTGCTGCGGACGTTCGGCGTGGCCCTCATCGACGTCTTCCGCGAGCTGTCCGCGGCCGCCAAGCAGCGTCGCGCCGGCGTGGTGCCGCGGATCCCGCGCGGCGGCTTCTACCCGCTCGCGCGCCCGGGCACCACGGTGATCGCGCGCGACGTGGTCGTCTCCGCGATCATCGGCGACATGCTGGCGGGCCGGCCAGTGGTGTACGCGGACTTCCTCGGCTACGACGAGGTGGCGCACCACTCCGGCATCGAGCGGTTCGACACCCTCGAGGTGCTGCGCTCGATCGACCAGCAGTTCGCGCGGCTGCTGCGCACGAGCCGCATCGCACCGCGGCGCTACCACATCGTCGGGCTGTCGGACCACGGCCAGACCCAGGGCCAGGCGTTCGTCGACCGCTTCGGCGAGACGATGGAAGCCCTGGTCGGACGCCTGTGCGGCGGCGCTCCGGTGGCCGAGCACGGCAAACGCCGGCAGGCCGAGAGCTGGCAGGTCAACGCGGCGCTCGCCGAGGCGACCACCACCGGCGGCCTGATCGCGCGCCGGCTGCGCTCGCGCGTCGAGGACGCCGAGTGCGCGGAGAACCGGCCGCGCACCACGAGCGGCTCGCCCGGCGAGGTCACGCGCGTGGCGCCCGGCGTGGTCTGCGTGGTGTCCGGGCACCTGGCGATGGTGTCGTTCACCGAGCACGAGGGCCGTGTGGACCTGGAGACGATCGAGCGCGAGTACCCGAACCTGCTGCCGACGCTGGTCGACCACGACGGCGTCGGGTTCATGCTGGTGCACAGCTCGGAGTTCGGCCCGGTCGTCCTCGGCCGCGACGGCTTGAAGCGCCTCGCCACGGGCGTCGTGATCGGCGAGGACCCGCTGGCGGACTACGGCCCGTACGCCGACGAGCTGGTGAAGCGCGTCGACACGTTCCCGCACTGCGCGGACGTCATGATCAACAGCCGCTACGACCCGGAGTCGGACCAGTCGTCGCCGTTCGAGCGGCACGTCGGGTCTCACGGCGCCCTCGGCGGCCCGCAGCAGCGCGGCTTCATCCTGCACCCGCGCTCGTTCCCGGCGCCCGGCGAACCCGTCGGGGCGGAGGCGGTGCACCACGTTTTCAAGGACTGGCTGACGTTCCTGGGTCACGGGGTGCCCGCTTCGTCTGCTTCGGTTGCTGTTTCGGAGGTGGCTTCATGA
- a CDS encoding glutaredoxin family protein, with protein sequence MIVYGASWCPDVKRSRALLDSRGVAYDYVDVEADPTAEALVRSLQDGARRIPTIVFGDGTHLVEPSDDELSARL encoded by the coding sequence ATGATCGTGTACGGCGCGAGCTGGTGCCCGGACGTCAAACGCAGCCGTGCGCTGCTCGACTCCCGCGGCGTGGCGTACGACTACGTGGACGTCGAGGCGGACCCGACCGCCGAGGCACTGGTGCGCTCCCTGCAAGACGGCGCGCGCCGCATCCCCACCATCGTCTTCGGCGACGGCACTCACCTGGTCGAGCCGAGCGACGACGAACTCTCGGCGCGCCTGTGA
- a CDS encoding putative acetyltransferase — protein MILLDLPLGTRVVVRYRVEGGFTDALGELRDRDSSSCTVETKRGLVVVPLSEVVAAKPVPPAPERRRPKSSGPPPADL, from the coding sequence GTGATCCTGCTGGACCTGCCGCTGGGCACCCGCGTCGTCGTCCGCTACCGCGTCGAAGGCGGCTTCACGGACGCCCTCGGCGAGCTGCGGGACCGCGATTCTTCCTCGTGCACAGTGGAAACGAAGCGTGGCCTCGTGGTGGTTCCGCTGTCCGAGGTTGTCGCGGCGAAGCCGGTGCCGCCCGCTCCGGAGCGCCGCCGTCCGAAATCGAGTGGCCCGCCGCCCGCCGACCTGTGA
- a CDS encoding TetR/AcrR family transcriptional regulator C-terminal domain-containing protein, with protein MVVFAGQGDARRSMELLWRKDVAPRGGGPGPKPGLSVDAIVAAAVEIADVSGMGALSMRAVGERLGRTAMALYTYVPGKTELIDLMYDQTLTELRDDHDLSGGWRSAIAALARELWDFHLRHPWLLQVSYARPVLGPGEFRMQQLVLRVLFATGLPAARVRWLVGALLNTVRGSVQIAAESRQISRETGLSEEDWWSSRASVLGELVPDLVSRYPLVGQLGSEQPSVPSDEPYLEREARLSLESGLDLLLDGIEAALARES; from the coding sequence GTGGTCGTCTTCGCCGGGCAAGGGGACGCCCGCCGCTCGATGGAGCTCCTGTGGCGCAAGGACGTCGCGCCCCGAGGCGGCGGCCCGGGGCCCAAGCCCGGGCTGAGCGTGGACGCCATCGTCGCGGCGGCCGTGGAGATCGCCGACGTCTCGGGCATGGGCGCGCTGTCCATGCGGGCGGTGGGCGAGCGTCTGGGCCGCACGGCCATGGCGTTGTACACGTATGTGCCAGGCAAGACCGAGCTCATCGACCTCATGTACGACCAGACGCTCACCGAGCTGCGCGACGACCACGACCTGTCCGGCGGCTGGCGCTCCGCGATCGCCGCCCTGGCGCGTGAGCTCTGGGACTTCCACCTGCGGCACCCCTGGCTGCTGCAGGTTTCCTACGCCCGCCCGGTACTGGGGCCGGGGGAGTTCCGGATGCAGCAACTGGTGCTGCGGGTGTTGTTCGCGACCGGCCTGCCCGCGGCCCGGGTGCGGTGGCTCGTGGGCGCCCTGCTGAACACGGTCCGCGGCTCGGTTCAGATCGCCGCCGAGTCACGCCAGATCTCCCGCGAGACCGGACTGTCTGAAGAGGACTGGTGGTCCTCGCGGGCTTCGGTGCTGGGGGAGCTGGTGCCGGACTTGGTTTCGCGGTATCCGTTGGTGGGGCAGCTGGGTTCGGAGCAGCCGTCCGTTCCGTCGGATGAGCCTTATCTTGAGCGGGAGGCGCGGCTGAGCCTGGAGTCAGGGTTGGATCTGCTGCTGGATGGTATCGAGGCGGCTCTCGCGCGGGAGAGCTGA
- a CDS encoding ferredoxin → MKVVIDQDRCVGAGQCVLAAPEVFDQREDDGIVVLLDENPPEELHDQVREAAQICPALAIELAG, encoded by the coding sequence ATGAAGGTGGTCATCGACCAGGACCGGTGCGTCGGGGCGGGGCAGTGCGTGCTCGCCGCGCCGGAGGTGTTCGACCAGCGCGAGGACGACGGCATCGTCGTGCTGCTGGACGAGAACCCGCCCGAGGAGCTGCACGACCAGGTCCGCGAGGCGGCGCAGATCTGTCCCGCGCTGGCGATCGAGCTAGCGGGGTAA
- a CDS encoding cytochrome P450, with translation MTEALSSSPRVESDAREPEFPMSRGRCPFDPPPELERRLHDEPVSRVRIWDGSEPWLFTRYEDVRALLRDSRVSADSDLPGYPPQSPGVAARRKRAKAFISMDDPDHASQRRMLTADFMVKKVERLRPHIQKIVDELIDDMLAGPKPADLVQAFALPLPSLVICELLGVPYEDRELFHRLSKVLISQEATPQQSLDAIEELLAYLSRLVEQKLKDPGDDVLSRLATEQVAAGTMTADDVAAMGQLLLVAGHETTANMIALGTVALLEHPDQLDLVRDGDPALIANAVEELLRYLTIVHTGRRRVALEDLEVAGQQIRKGDGLIAASDVANRDAEAFPDPDKLDVTRKARHHVAFGYGVHQCLGQPLARVELQVVYSTLYRRIPTLKVAAPLAELDFKNDMLVYGVHSLPVTW, from the coding sequence ATGACGGAGGCCCTCTCGTCCTCGCCTCGAGTCGAGTCCGACGCTCGTGAGCCCGAGTTCCCGATGTCGCGCGGGCGGTGCCCGTTCGACCCGCCGCCCGAGCTCGAGCGGCGGCTGCACGACGAGCCGGTGTCCCGCGTCCGGATCTGGGACGGCAGCGAGCCCTGGCTGTTCACGCGCTACGAAGACGTCCGCGCGCTGCTTCGCGACTCGCGCGTCAGCGCCGACAGCGACCTGCCGGGCTACCCGCCGCAGTCGCCGGGCGTCGCGGCCCGGCGCAAGCGCGCCAAGGCGTTCATCAGCATGGACGACCCCGACCACGCTTCCCAGCGCCGGATGCTGACCGCCGACTTCATGGTCAAGAAGGTGGAGCGCCTGCGCCCGCACATCCAGAAGATCGTCGACGAGCTGATCGACGACATGCTGGCCGGCCCGAAGCCCGCGGACCTCGTGCAGGCCTTCGCGCTTCCCCTGCCGTCGCTGGTGATCTGCGAGCTGCTCGGTGTGCCGTACGAAGACCGCGAGCTGTTCCACCGCCTCAGCAAGGTGCTGATCTCGCAGGAGGCGACCCCGCAGCAGTCGCTGGACGCGATCGAGGAACTGCTGGCCTACCTGAGCCGGCTGGTGGAGCAGAAGCTCAAGGACCCGGGCGACGACGTGCTGAGCCGCCTCGCGACCGAGCAGGTGGCCGCCGGGACCATGACGGCCGACGACGTCGCCGCGATGGGCCAGCTCCTGCTCGTGGCCGGCCACGAGACCACGGCCAACATGATCGCGCTCGGCACCGTGGCGCTGCTGGAACACCCGGACCAGCTCGACCTCGTGCGCGACGGCGACCCGGCGTTGATCGCCAACGCCGTGGAGGAGCTGCTGCGCTACCTCACGATCGTCCACACAGGACGCCGGCGCGTCGCGCTGGAGGACCTGGAGGTCGCGGGGCAGCAGATCCGCAAGGGCGACGGCCTCATCGCCGCTTCGGACGTCGCCAACCGCGACGCCGAGGCCTTCCCCGACCCGGACAAGCTCGACGTGACGCGCAAGGCCCGCCACCACGTGGCGTTCGGCTACGGCGTGCACCAGTGTCTCGGCCAGCCCCTCGCGCGCGTCGAGCTGCAAGTGGTCTACAGCACGCTCTACCGGCGGATCCCGACGCTGAAGGTGGCGGCGCCGTTGGCGGAGCTGGACTTCAAGAACGACATGCTGGTCTACGGCGTGCACTCGCTGCCCGTGACCTGGTGA
- a CDS encoding TetR/AcrR family transcriptional regulator: MPEEVEVSAGRTRNRWGEGDRLRGEILDAASRLLSELGGEDGLTIRGVARAVGIAPASIYQHFTDRSALVAGLLDYEFARLRAAMEVAEAGEDPADVVGRVRALIHAYCRFAMDNPGHHRLMMANGATRATPDAHPQGPLPDLIELLTTGFARCDAAGFSLRVPAERAGVIAFVGAHGRVALFHNSPSRGGADSVLPFVDELVSLVFG, encoded by the coding sequence GTGCCGGAAGAAGTCGAGGTCAGCGCCGGGCGCACCCGGAACAGGTGGGGCGAGGGCGACCGGCTGCGCGGGGAGATCCTCGACGCGGCCAGCCGGCTGCTGTCCGAGCTCGGCGGTGAGGACGGCCTGACGATCCGCGGCGTCGCCCGCGCGGTCGGCATCGCGCCGGCGAGCATCTACCAGCACTTCACGGACCGTTCCGCCCTCGTCGCGGGCTTGCTCGACTACGAGTTCGCGCGGCTGCGCGCCGCGATGGAAGTGGCCGAGGCGGGCGAGGATCCGGCCGACGTCGTCGGCCGCGTGCGCGCGCTGATCCACGCATACTGCCGCTTCGCCATGGACAACCCCGGCCACCACCGGCTGATGATGGCCAACGGCGCCACCCGCGCGACCCCCGACGCGCATCCGCAGGGACCGTTGCCCGATCTCATCGAACTGCTCACGACCGGCTTCGCGCGCTGCGACGCCGCGGGCTTCTCGCTCAGAGTGCCCGCCGAGCGGGCCGGCGTGATCGCGTTCGTCGGCGCTCACGGCCGCGTCGCGCTGTTCCACAACTCGCCCTCGCGGGGCGGCGCCGACTCCGTCCTGCCGTTCGTCGATGAGCTCGTTTCGCTCGTTTTCGGTTGA